GCCTAGCCAAGACGGGTAATATGTTGCGCATAGCTTGTCCTCCACATATGCTGAACGGCAAATGTCCTTAAAGGAGGCAAGTGTATGAGCGATGTACTGCTGGCGGCGCTATTGACCTTATTTGCCGGGCTGGCCACCAGCGTAGGCGGCGCAATCGCCTTTTACGCCAAACGAACCAACACCCGATTTCTCGCAATCGCCTTGGGGTTTTCGGCAGGTGTAATGATCTATGTTTCCCTGATGGAAATAATGGTGAAGGCTGAAGAAATCCTAATCGAATCCATGGGCGAAGTAAACGGCAGCTGGGTAACCGTTATCGCTTTCTTTGCCGGCATGGCGTTTATTGCGATAATCGACAAATTCATCCCCTCATTCGAAGAAAGTCCGGACGCGGGGCAGACCGTCCAACAAGCAAAGGAATCCGGCACAACAGGTGTAAACAAATACAATTATTCGTTGTTGCGGATGGGGATGTTTACAGCCCTGGCAGTGGGGATTCACAATTTCCCCGAAGGGTTTATAACTTTCTTCTCCACCCTGCGCGATCCGGTGCTTGGCGTCAGCATAGCAATAGCGGTTGCAATCCATAACATTCCTGAAGGAATAGCAGTTGCAGTGCCAATCTTCTATGCCACCGGCAGCCGGAAAAAAGCCTTTGTCTGGGCCTCTCTATCCGGATTGGCGGAACCGGTTGGCGCATTGGTGGGGTATGTATTACTGGCGCCGATTTTGAGCGACACAATCTATGGAATTGTTTTTGCTTCAGTAGCCGGGATTATGGTCTATATTTCCTTTGACCAACTCCTGCCCGCAGCAAGAAAATATGGGGAGCACCATCTCTCGGTGCTGGGTTTGGTGGCCGGGATGGCGTTGATGGCACTGAGTTTACTCCTGTTTATGTAACAATTAAAGTCCTTTCGATCGAAAGGACTTTAATTGTTATGCGCGTGATTTGGTCAGATATTCAATTATTTCCCGGCGCCGAACAATACCGATAAATACCTCTTGATCATCGGTAACCGGCACAAAGTTTTGGTCTATGGCCAAGGAGAGCAAATCGCCGATATTGGCATAAATCCGCACCGGCTGATTGTCCACCCGGCGGGGCACTTCCGAAAGCAATATTTTCTCAGTTCCCCGGAAATCTAAGCCGGGAGTGTTTTTGAATTTCCACAGCAGATCACCCTCGGTCAATGTCCCGGCATAGCGCTTTTGCTCATCGATAAGTGGTACAGCCGTATAACGATGATATTCCATCTTCTCCAGGGCTTGGCGCATTGTACATTTTAGCGGCAGATAAGCTACGTCTTTTTTGGGAATCAGAAAAAAAGCTACGTTAACTGATTGCAAACTATCCCCCCTACGGCAAACTCAATCCTACATGTGTATGCGGCCTAGTTGATTTACATACACTACACTATATTAAACAATTCGGGATTAAAAGCAAGTTTAGTTCAATCCCTCCCTCTATACGTACATCTATAGTATAGCAAAAAAAATACACAGATTGTGAGGAGCGAGAACAATTAGTGAGATTAATACGGTAACGGAGTGGCTGCGGGACTATCAAGGCGAGGTTCTCAAAATCAGAAAGCGGGAACTAATACTGGGAACAGGCCAGGTTATAGACAGCGATGAAGCCGATATTGCCTTAGAATCGGTATCGGT
The window above is part of the Bacillota bacterium genome. Proteins encoded here:
- a CDS encoding CBS domain-containing protein → MRQALEKMEYHRYTAVPLIDEQKRYAGTLTEGDLLWKFKNTPGLDFRGTEKILLSEVPRRVDNQPVRIYANIGDLLSLAIDQNFVPVTDDQEVFIGIVRRREIIEYLTKSRA
- the zupT gene encoding zinc transporter ZupT; the encoded protein is MSDVLLAALLTLFAGLATSVGGAIAFYAKRTNTRFLAIALGFSAGVMIYVSLMEIMVKAEEILIESMGEVNGSWVTVIAFFAGMAFIAIIDKFIPSFEESPDAGQTVQQAKESGTTGVNKYNYSLLRMGMFTALAVGIHNFPEGFITFFSTLRDPVLGVSIAIAVAIHNIPEGIAVAVPIFYATGSRKKAFVWASLSGLAEPVGALVGYVLLAPILSDTIYGIVFASVAGIMVYISFDQLLPAARKYGEHHLSVLGLVAGMALMALSLLLFM